From a region of the Haematobia irritans isolate KBUSLIRL chromosome 4, ASM5000362v1, whole genome shotgun sequence genome:
- the LOC142235278 gene encoding uncharacterized protein LOC142235278 yields the protein MSLNKFIRDSDRLVDFEANLNDKNTPLSSSFLIEAHMEELKPLWEKVKHSYDKCLQDIEARTSGEQGDTSGDDKRASELETVKAKYRSTYASYCRCSARLREILLDQSPPNASPVPQSTTSHHIHVPEAPNGFKLPPCEIPTFTGDFSAWPTFRDIFKAVCLNNPRLSSVEKLFHLNQRTRGEAHDIVSKFPLTNDNFEIAWNNLSARYENQRVLVNIQLKNLFGLPPITSESGTALKKLQRDMNTCISLLKQYNIQVDTWDPIFTFICSNRLPDSTLTLWEQTLSDKTVIPKWAELDDFLTNRHKTLESVSEIRKQESNSTTKSKSLMGKPHNRANSSNVKSFQTKVSEPKCFLCPKEAHVIRLCPKFLKFDPNQRFTEIKSKNLCINCFSSSHTVKDCKSKYSCRVCHKKHNSLLHKPQSGQSNTGLNSDSNTCPHPSTSTVLQSTTASGSGIINACFSTSSRGVLLGTALVRIKHNDLTYTARALVDSGSEGTFISQRLFNLLKLPFKHTNAKISGLNHTISASVQKECSFLLCSNTDDTIEIFASALVVPHLSGNLPSSTFDIGTLSALPNIPLADPKFFESSKIDILLGGDILPSIILPGLKLQICGSLMAQETVFGWVLTGPIPNPSTNFSPTILSYFCEISLDKEISRFWEVEDLPRKKFTSSSDQFCESLYVHTTRRNEEGRYIVSLPFKEAYPKDIDIAQSRRIAMAQYFRNEARLIRTPAFKDEYDNVLAEYISLKHMSKVFPSNLYEDSKNYYLPHHAVIRPESVTTKVRVVFNASAPTSNGVSLNDLLYTGPILQNELITLILNWRFFRYVFNGDITKMYRQILVDPNQTSFQRILFRTNPQNPLEDFELKTVTFGVNCAPYLAIRTMIQLADDVQSQYPKASEILRNCMYVDDALAGSHSIPEAIESRNQLILALKSAGFEMRKWTSNSKAILYDIPPSDLLNADFLEFDDSSTAKTLGIRWNALSDSFFFVQNFPSSSTYTKREILSQISKLFDPVGWLSPCIIVAKIIMQQVWIDGTGWDERITDESLKKWNTFQINYPYINSIKIPRWFDYCPESKVQFHGFSDASEKAYAAALYIRIKNRNSISTHLVASKTKVAPIKTLSIPRLELCGATLLAEMIDHIIPQLNLNEFSVDCWTDSTIVLSWLSKPPCFWATFVANRVSKIIQIVPPHKWHHVVSELNPSDLASRGLLPQDLIENELWWQGPEFLRNSDDCWPIFNHLITPDIDLERKAIKVNFSYFTEFNDLLDKFSSLSRAIRVIAYIYRFFYRTHPNFKSNFHKPTKDVSTFEVVTVQKRLQIICQKAYYPNEYQALSAKKRIATSSTLLSLNPFVDNEGLMRVCGRLSNSPALTYNERHPIIIPYNCQYSRLLVRFIHEISLHGGNQLMLKLIRAQYWIPKAKNLIKTTINKCKPCTLYKHKCQTQLMSALPPQRAEYSRPFTHTGIDFAGPFDIKSYSGRACRISKGYTCVFVCFSTKAIHLEATSELSTAAFLGAFSRFVSRRGCPLHLYSDNGTNFVGASKTLAKDFLLTSNRLITSNYAHQNVTWHFIPPGAPHMGGLWEAGVKSFKAHLKKGAANFKHTFEEFQTLLAKIEACLNSRPISPCSQEPTDLSALTPGHFLIGSPLLVPIDPSTHENPMSIVNRWQRLKVIHQHFCLRWKEEYLKELHKRNKWKRPTENLQENTMVVIREENLPPNCWRLGRVKKVYTGTDNRVRVAEVVTQKGMVTRPITNPTMRATKKTPNSNTNNHGKKKTNSYICRLCRCPHPLRKCKRFLNMNTVKRLEIVNKYGYCKNCLAHEHSGNTCFTTTGCHYCTKAHHTLLHTHRRLRETQRKQRKSAPESSSSSPTLAKKPQIAESAPTSSNSASTSLSAILKQNSVTLLPTVLVCVATKNGNNTLRCLLDSGSKSSCISSKVVDKLGLTTLSLDEETICPLSLMSTYDSDIYIETVLKVNNRISVHTPSKTISSSCTKHFSNLLLADKEFYKSGPISIILGVDVYARIISEGFIHRAGLPTAQNTIYGWSLYGTCSS from the exons ATGTCCCTCAATAAGTTCATCCGTGATTCAGATAGGTTGGTGGACTTCGAAGCCAACCTTAACGACAAGAATACTCCATTGTCGTCATCTTTTCTCATAGAAGCCCATATGGAAGAATTGAAGCCGTTGTGGGAAAAGGTCAAGCATTCGTATGATAAATGTCTCCAAGATATTGAAGCGAGGACAAGTGGTGAGCAGGGGGATACATCGGGCGATGATAAGAGGGCTTCCGAGTTGGAAACGGTTAAGGCGAAGTATAGAAGTACATATGCATCTTATTGTCGATGTAGTGCACGCCTACGTGAAATTTTATTAGACCAGTCTCCTCCCAATGCAAGTCCAGTTCCTCAGTCCACGACTTCCCATCACATTCACGTTCCCGAAGCCCCGAATGGCTTCAAGTTACCCCCGTGTGAGATTCCAACTTTCACAGGGGATTTCTCAGCATGGCCAACATTTAGGGACATATTTAAGGCAGTATGTCTGAATAATCCGAGGCTAAGCtctgttgagaaattgttccaTCTCAATCAGAGAACGAGGGGGGAGGCCCACGACATCGTGAGCAAATTCCCTCTTACTAACGATAACTTCGAAATTGCATGGAATAATCTTTCTGCTCGTTATGAGAACCAGAGAGTTCTTGTGAACATTCAGCTGAAGAATTTGTTTGGCCTTCCACCTATCACTTCGGAATCTGGAACAGCATTGAAAAAACTTCAAAGGGACATGAATACATGCATCTCCCTTCTCAAACAATATAATATCCAAGTCGATACGTGGGACCCTATTTTTACATTTATATGCTCCAATCGACTTCCAGACTCCACTTTAACTTTATGGGAGCAAACGCTCTCAGATAAAACAGTCATTCCGAAGTGGGCCGAATTAGATGACTTCCTGACGAATCGCCATAAGACATTAGAGTCTGTATCGGAGATTCGGAAACAGGAGTCGAATTCTACTACTAAATCCAAATCTCTAATGGGAAAACCCCACAATCGAGCAAATTCCTCAAATGTAAAGTCGTTTCAGACCAAGGTGTCGGAACCAAAATGTTTCCTATGCCCAAAAGAGGCTCACGTAATTCGTCTGTGCCCAAAGTTCCTCAAATTTGATCCGAACCAAAGATTTACAGAGATTAAATCCAAGAACTTGTGTATAAACTGTTTTTCTTCATCCCACACAGTCAAAGACTGCAAGAGCAAATATTCCTGTCGTGTATGCCATAAGAAACATAATTCTCTTCTCCATAAACCACAGAGTGGCCAATCTAATACTGGTCTAAATTCTGATTCAAATACATGCCCACATCCTTCTACATCAACAGTATTACAGTCCACTACTGCATCAGGAAGTGGGATAATTAATGCTTGTTTTTCGACTAGTTCTCGTGGTGTTTTACTGGGAACTGCTTTAGTAAGAATTAAGCACAATGACCTAACATACACTGCAAGGGCTTTAGTTGACTCGGGATCAGAGGGAACTTTTATCTCGCAGagactttttaatttacttaaacTTCCATTCAAACATACCAATGCTAAGATTTCGGGATTAAATCATACAATATCAGCGTCAGTACAAAAGGAATGTTCATTCCTACTATGCTCTAACACTGATGataccatagaaatttttgcctcaGCACTTGTGGTTCCTCATCTCTCAGGAAATCTTCCGTCGAGTACTTTCGACATTGGCACACTTTCAGctcttccaaatattcctcttgCTGATCCAAAATTCTTTGAAAGCTCCAAAATCGATATCCTTTTAGGGGGGGACATTTTGCCATCAATAATTCTTCCAGGCCTAAAGCTGCAAATTTGCGGGTCACTAATGGCCCAAGAAACTGTATTCGGATGGGTTTTGACAGGGCCTATTCCAAATCCTTCCACAAATTTTTCTCCCACGATTTTAtcctatttttgtgaaatctcaCTGGATAAGGAGATTTCACGTTTTTGGGAGGTGGAAGATCTTCCCAGGAAGAAATTTACTTCATCATCTGACCAATTTTGTGAAAGCTTATATGTCCACACAACAAGAAGAAACGAAGAGGGACGATATATTGTATCACTTCCTTTTAAAGAAGCGTATCCAAAGGATATTGACATTGCTCAATCTAGGAGAATTGCAATGGCCCAGTATTTTCGAAATGAGGCCCGTCTTATTCGTACTCCTGCCTTTAAGGATGAATATGACAATGTCCTTGCAGAATATATTTCACTGAAGCATATGTCTAAAGTTTTCCCTTCTAATTTATATGAGGATTCCAAGAATTATTACCTACCGCATCATGCGGTAATAAGACCTGAAAGTGTGACCACTAAGGTCCGAGTCGTTTTCAATGCTTCGGCTCCAACTTCGAATGGAGTAAGCTTGAATGACTTACTTTATACAGGCCCAATTTTACAAAACGAACTTATCACACTTATCCTCAATTGGCGATTCTTCCGATATGTATTCAATGGTGATATAACCAAAATGTATCGCCAGATTCTGGTGGATCCGAATCAAACAAGCTTCCAACGTATCCTTTTTAGGACAAATCCCCAAAatcctttagaagattttgaacTTAAAACTGTCACCTTTGGTGTAAATTGTGCGCCTTACTTGGCCATACGTACAATGATACAGTTGGCTGATGATGTCCAATCTCAATATCCAAAGGCTAGTGAAATCCTTCGCAATTGCATGTACGTTGACGACGCATTGGCCGGCTCACATTCAATTCCAGAAGCTATTGAATCTAGAAACCAACTGATTTTGGCTTTGAAATCAGCTGGTTTTGAAATGCGAAAATGGACATCTAATTCCAAGGCTATCTTATACGACATTCCACCATCCGATTTACTAAATGCGGACTTTTTAGAATTCGATGACTCCAGTACTGCCAAAACTCTTGGCATCCGTTGGAATGCTTTATCCGACTCATtcttttttgtccaaaattttccttcttccTCGACATACACCAAAAGAGAAATATTATCACAGATttcgaaattatttgatcccgTTGGGTGGCTGTCACCATGCATTATTGTGGCTAAAATTATTATGCAACAAGTATGGATTGATGGCACGGGATGGGACGAAAGGATAACGGACGAGTCCTTGAAAAAGTGGAATACTTTTCAAATCAATTATCCTTATattaattccattaaaattCCAAGATGGTTCGATTATTGCCCTGAGAGTAAGGTACAATTCCATGGTTTCAGCGATGCGTCAGAAAAAGCATACGCTGCGGCATTGTACATCCGAATAAAAAACCGAAATTCCATATCCACTCATTTGGTTGCTTCCAAGACCAAAGTTGCCCCAATAAAAACTCTGTCGATTCCAAGACTGGAGTTATGTGGCGCGACATTGCTCGCCGAAATGATAGACCATATTATTCCTCAacttaatttaaatgaattttcagTAGATTGTTGGACCGACTCAACAATAGTTCTTTCGTGGTTGTCAAAGCCTCCTTGTTTTTGGGCTACTTTTGTTGCCAATAGGGTAtccaaaataattcaaattgttCCACCACACAAATGGCATCACGTTGTATCTGAACTCAATCCATCTGACCTTGCTAGTCGAGGTTTACTCCCACAAGACCTCATTGAAAATGAACTTTGGTGGCAAGGACcagaatttcttagaaattccgATGATTGTTGGCCAATTTTTAATCACTTAATCACGCCAGATATCGACTTGGAAAGAAAAgcaataaaagtaaatttttcatatttcactGAGTTTAATGATCTCCTGGACAAGTTTTCTTCACTATCAAGAGCGATTAGAGTGATTGCATACATTTATCGATTCTTTTATCGAACACATCCCAATTTTAAATCCAACTTTCATAAGCCAACTAAGGATGTTTCCACCTTTGAAGTTGTTACTGTACAGAAGCGCTTGCAAATTATTTGCCAAAAGGCATACTATCCCAATGAGTACCAGGCACTTTCCGCCAAGAAGCGTATTGCAACTTCTAGTACCCTTCTTAGTTTGAATCCATTTGTGGACAATGAGGGCCTAATGCGCGTGTGTGGTCGACTATCAAATTCGCCAGCTCTAACATACAATGAAAGACATCCAATTATAATTCCCTATAACTGCCAGTATTCCCGGCTGCTGGTTCGCTTCATCCACGAAATTTCTCTTCATGGAGGCAACCAATTAATGCTAAAACTGATCAGAGCACAGTATTGGATACCTAAAGCAAAAAatctcataaaaactacgataaaTAAGTGTAAGCCATGTACACTTTATAAACACAAATGCCAAACCCAATTAATGTCCGCTCTGCCGCCTCAACGAGCAGAATACTCACGTCCTTTCACTCACACCGGCATAGACTTTGCGGGTCCTTTTGACATTAAGTCATATTCCGGTCGAGCATGTCGCATTTCGAAAGGTTATACTTGTGTCTTTGTATGTTTTTCCACAAAGGCGATCCACTTGGAAGCTACATCCGAACTCTCAACGGCTGCATTTTTAGGCGCTTTTAGTAGGTTCGTTTCTCGCCGTGGATGTCCTCTACATTTGTATTCCGATAATGGGACAAATTTTGTAGGAGCATCCAAAACTCTTGCAAAAGATTTTCTCCTAACATCCAATCGTCTTATCACTTCGAATTATGCCCACCAGAATGTTACGTGGCACTTCATTCCTCCAGGTGCCCCGCACATGGGTGGGCTGTGGGAGGCTGGGGTGAAAAGCTTTAAAGCTCATCTCAAAAAAGGGGCAGCGAATTTCAAACAtacttttgaagaatttcaAACCCTCCTGGCAAAAATTGAGGCATGTTTAAATTCGCGTCCTATTTCACCTTGCTCCCAGGAACCAACAGATCTGTCCGCTCTGACTCCTGGACACTTTTTAATAGGGTCACCACTTTTAGTTCCCATCGATCCATCTACTCATGAAAATCCAATGTCCATAGTTAACCGCTGGCAACGACTTAAGGTAATCCACCAGCACTTCTGCCTTCGCTGGAAAGAAGAATACCTTAAAGAACTGCACAAGCGGAATAAATGGAAACGGCCAACAGAAAATCTACAAGAAAATACTATGGTAGTTATTCGAGAGGAAAATCTACCTCCAAATTGTTGGCGTTTGGGGAGAGTCAAGAAGGTCTATACAGGAACCGACAATCGGGTCAGAGTTGCGGAAGTCGTTACGCAAAAGGGCATGGTAACCCGCCCAATCACGAA TCCGACAATGCGTGCCACTAAGAAAACTCCGAACAGCAACACAAATAATCATGGAAAGAAGAAGACCAATTCATATATATGCCGCTTATGTAGATGTCCCCATCCATTGCGAAAATGCAAACGGTTTTTGAATATGAACACCGTCAAGCGCCTTGAGATCGTAAATAAATATGGATACTGCAAAAACTGTTTGGCACATGAACATTCAGGGAATACCTGTTTTACGACAACTGGGTGCCATTATTGCACAAAAGCTCACCATACATTGCTACACACACATAGAAGACTAAGGGAAACCCAGCGAAAGCAACGTAAATCAGCACCAGAATCGTCTTCTTCCAGCCCAACTCTTGCCAAAAAACCTCAAATAGCAGAAAGTGCACCGACATCATCCAATTCAGCAAGTACATCGTTATCGGCAATATTAAAGCAAAATTCAGTTACATTGCTCCCGACTGTTTTGGTATGTGTTGCCactaaaaatggaaataataCTCTAAGATGCCTTTTAGATTCCGGATCGAAATCTAGTTGCATATCTTCAAAGGTTGTAGACAAACTTGGATTAACCACATTATCTTTAGACGAAGAAACAATTTGTCCACTTTCGCTGATGTCTACCTACGACTCCGATATCTATATTGAAACCGTGTTAAAAGTCAATAATCGCATATCGGTTCATACACCAAGTAAAACAATTTCGTCATCATGTACTAAGCATTTTTCGAATCTTCTGTTGGCGGATAAGGAATTTTACAAGTCCGGTCCAATTTCTATTATATTGGGTGTAGATGTATACGCACGCATAATAAGCGAGGGTTTCATACATAGAGCTGGGTTGCCAACAGCCCAAAACACTATTTATGGTTGGTCTCTTTACGGTACCTGCTCCAGTTAA